A window of the Streptomyces formicae genome harbors these coding sequences:
- a CDS encoding DUF2690 domain-containing protein, with amino-acid sequence MTPGHTRLTAALRELRARTGLSLAALSERTAYSKSSWERYLNGKSLPPRQAVQELCRVANEPVGRLLALWEIAESDWSGRAAVPAPAAEESRPQPQESPPPEAGRPRGRRLMAVLASAYAVIVGGVALVLFLLPDREAPGDEPLPAAAPYSLAPQCHGADCEGRDPMRMVCGIGPDTLTTYRTASGAHVELRYSKKCGASWARVWGTRIGDRVEVTAGGPSHGARIADRADAETYVYTEMTAAHPGSTVRACFRSASADGERECVEGRVGEAATTTRPPTPQ; translated from the coding sequence GTGACCCCTGGACACACCCGGCTGACCGCGGCGCTGCGGGAGTTGCGGGCCCGTACGGGTCTGAGCCTGGCGGCGCTGTCGGAACGCACGGCCTACAGCAAGTCCTCATGGGAGCGCTACCTCAACGGCAAGAGCCTGCCCCCTCGTCAGGCCGTACAGGAGCTGTGCCGGGTCGCGAACGAACCGGTCGGGCGGCTGTTGGCCCTGTGGGAGATCGCCGAGTCGGACTGGAGCGGACGCGCGGCGGTCCCCGCCCCTGCCGCCGAGGAGTCGCGGCCACAGCCGCAGGAATCACCGCCGCCCGAGGCCGGTCGGCCGCGCGGCCGCAGGCTCATGGCGGTGCTGGCGTCGGCGTACGCCGTGATCGTCGGTGGTGTGGCACTGGTGCTCTTCCTGCTGCCGGACCGGGAGGCCCCGGGGGACGAACCGCTGCCGGCCGCCGCCCCGTACTCTCTCGCCCCTCAATGTCACGGAGCCGACTGCGAGGGCCGGGACCCGATGCGCATGGTCTGCGGCATCGGCCCCGACACCCTCACCACGTACCGCACCGCCTCCGGAGCCCACGTGGAGCTGCGCTACAGCAAGAAGTGCGGCGCGAGCTGGGCCCGGGTATGGGGCACCCGGATCGGCGACCGCGTGGAGGTCACGGCGGGCGGCCCGAGTCACGGCGCACGCATCGCGGACAGGGCCGACGCGGAAACCTACGTCTACACCGAGATGACCGCGGCCCACCCCGGCAGCACCGTCCGGGCCTGCTTCCGGTCCGCGTCTGCCGACGGCGAACGGGAGTGCGTCGAGGGCCGTGTGGGCGAGGCCGCCACCACGACCCGGCCGCCCACACCTCAGTAG
- a CDS encoding peptidoglycan-binding protein, protein MSRWKELPAELHPHVHQLIVRLRRLKDHSQLSTRQLAAKTGYSTRSWQRYLNGRSLPPREAVEAMARIGGDDPTRLLVLHEIAAERWAEGRVVTTGAPESAPATPVPTPTEQQPYGRYPHVLVAAGAVALVLSVSVALLLAVRLADARTELADERARTVGTTPAIVSESMVPVIYTCRPEQRDGGWYAGLSRTADTILAYTHMGPEVAEAQCLLRRAGISPGEIDGVFGPQTQRAVELIQKRDGLVMDGVIGPHTWKALREAAPK, encoded by the coding sequence ATGTCGCGTTGGAAAGAGTTGCCCGCTGAGCTGCATCCACACGTCCATCAGTTGATCGTGCGACTGCGCAGACTGAAGGACCACAGTCAGCTGAGTACGCGTCAACTGGCCGCCAAGACCGGGTACAGCACGAGGTCGTGGCAGCGGTATCTGAACGGCAGGTCACTGCCGCCCCGGGAAGCCGTCGAGGCGATGGCCCGCATCGGCGGTGACGATCCGACCCGGCTTCTGGTGCTGCACGAGATCGCCGCCGAACGCTGGGCAGAGGGACGCGTGGTCACCACCGGTGCCCCGGAGAGCGCCCCGGCGACACCGGTACCCACGCCCACGGAGCAGCAGCCGTACGGGCGTTACCCGCACGTCCTGGTCGCGGCGGGAGCGGTGGCCCTGGTGCTGTCCGTCTCCGTGGCGCTCCTGCTGGCCGTCCGGCTCGCCGACGCCCGCACCGAACTGGCGGACGAACGCGCCCGTACGGTCGGGACGACCCCGGCCATCGTGTCGGAGTCCATGGTGCCGGTCATCTACACCTGCCGACCGGAGCAGCGTGACGGCGGCTGGTACGCGGGCCTCAGCCGCACCGCCGACACCATCCTGGCGTACACCCACATGGGGCCGGAAGTGGCCGAGGCGCAGTGCCTGCTGCGCAGGGCGGGCATCTCGCCGGGGGAGATCGACGGCGTCTTCGGCCCGCAGACGCAACGCGCGGTCGAGCTCATCCAGAAACGGGACGGGCTGGTTATGGACGGTGTCATCGGCCCGCACACCTGGAAGGCCCTACGGGAGGCGGCGCCGAAGTGA
- a CDS encoding peptidoglycan-binding domain-containing protein, protein MRALTKALVSATTAVGIAVGGLAAAGTAMAAPASAQQQQQAASAEVAPLAVNNLGLSQAQAKNVQRWLATHWDYNGAIDGYLGTNSWKAFQRCLDKHWGYNDAIDGIVGPNTIKALQRLLHANGFYNGAIDGIAGSATKAAFERWANKV, encoded by the coding sequence ATGCGAGCTCTCACGAAGGCACTTGTCAGCGCCACCACCGCCGTCGGGATCGCCGTCGGCGGGCTGGCTGCCGCGGGCACGGCCATGGCGGCTCCCGCGTCGGCCCAGCAGCAGCAGCAGGCGGCGAGCGCCGAGGTCGCGCCGCTCGCGGTGAACAACCTGGGTCTCAGCCAGGCGCAGGCCAAGAACGTCCAGCGCTGGCTGGCGACGCACTGGGACTACAACGGCGCGATCGACGGGTACCTCGGCACCAACAGCTGGAAGGCGTTCCAGCGCTGCCTGGACAAGCACTGGGGCTACAACGACGCGATCGACGGAATCGTCGGACCCAACACGATCAAGGCGCTGCAGCGCCTGCTGCACGCCAACGGCTTCTACAACGGCGCGATCGACGGCATCGCCGGCAGCGCGACCAAGGCCGCGTTCGAGCGATGGGCCAACAAGGTCTGA
- a CDS encoding DUF4192 domain-containing protein, translated as MRDSNEHNESPETHESRGWADEPPGWYDEQCEQTSPAHGQQRPADTGGHRGAGQTGTGGGTDGRTGRSGEARDRDEVSHERPDEAHERAGEARSREDAAVACDRADEPSITLRGPAELVDALPYLMGFHPTDSVVMVALHGPRGRFGGRLRVGIPASQREWLPVAEQLAECLVEAGERRGARPDGIVVFLCQDPVEGETGLTVMNRLRPLAQRLRTACGSLDVPVYEALCISDGRFWSYCCPDSRCCPAEGTVMAMHGTSVMAAAAAYAGIQVRGTLREMEARLEPLGAPVAAGQQQALDGAATRLVHRILDQGSREQVGAETLRLAQRLMKRLGERATLGVGRTEADAKDDKLISHDEAAAVILGLQDRDTRDRAAAWMEGPDAGQALRLWRALARRCVGSYAEHAAAPLALAGWVSWSTGDEPGARVALSLALRADPEYVFARLLHQACNDGLDPEELRRCLRREQAAWKAEGAEAGQDARAEHAIGAGPGAAIGATAGGGSGGGSAPRLPRSPRAGRPTGKAGSRRGTSGAAAPGAGLASRRRPEPGTGTAAARGRSRTTDRGGQRGTGSGR; from the coding sequence ATGCGAGACAGCAACGAACACAACGAGTCCCCTGAGACCCACGAGTCCCGCGGCTGGGCCGATGAGCCGCCGGGCTGGTACGACGAGCAGTGCGAGCAGACTTCCCCGGCGCACGGGCAGCAGCGGCCCGCCGATACCGGGGGCCATCGCGGCGCCGGTCAGACCGGGACCGGCGGCGGGACCGACGGCCGGACCGGTCGGAGCGGCGAGGCCCGCGACCGGGATGAGGTATCCCACGAGCGGCCCGACGAGGCTCACGAGCGGGCCGGCGAAGCCCGCAGCCGGGAGGATGCGGCCGTGGCCTGCGATCGGGCCGACGAGCCGTCGATCACGCTGCGCGGACCGGCCGAGCTCGTGGATGCCCTTCCCTATCTGATGGGCTTTCATCCGACCGACTCGGTGGTCATGGTCGCGCTCCACGGCCCGCGCGGCCGCTTCGGCGGACGGCTCAGGGTCGGCATCCCCGCATCGCAGCGGGAGTGGCTGCCCGTGGCCGAGCAGCTCGCCGAGTGCCTCGTCGAGGCCGGCGAGCGGCGCGGAGCGAGGCCGGACGGCATTGTCGTCTTCCTCTGCCAGGACCCGGTGGAGGGCGAGACGGGCCTGACGGTCATGAATCGGCTTCGTCCGCTCGCTCAACGGCTGAGGACGGCCTGCGGTTCGCTCGATGTGCCGGTGTACGAGGCGCTGTGCATCTCCGACGGCCGCTTCTGGTCCTATTGCTGTCCGGATTCCCGTTGCTGTCCGGCGGAGGGGACGGTCATGGCGATGCACGGCACCTCGGTGATGGCCGCGGCCGCGGCCTATGCGGGTATTCAGGTGCGTGGGACGCTGCGGGAAATGGAGGCGCGCCTGGAGCCCCTGGGCGCTCCTGTCGCGGCCGGACAGCAGCAGGCGCTGGACGGCGCGGCGACGCGGCTGGTTCACAGGATTCTGGATCAGGGAAGCCGGGAGCAGGTCGGGGCGGAGACGCTGCGGCTCGCCCAGCGGCTGATGAAGCGGCTGGGGGAGAGGGCGACCCTGGGCGTCGGCCGGACGGAGGCGGATGCCAAGGACGACAAACTGATCTCGCACGACGAGGCTGCGGCCGTGATCCTCGGGCTCCAGGACCGGGATACCCGGGACCGGGCAGCGGCGTGGATGGAGGGGCCGGATGCCGGCCAAGCGCTCCGGCTCTGGCGGGCGCTGGCCCGGCGCTGCGTCGGGTCGTACGCGGAGCACGCTGCCGCACCGCTGGCCCTGGCGGGCTGGGTCTCTTGGTCCACGGGCGACGAGCCGGGGGCACGGGTGGCGCTCAGCCTCGCCCTGCGCGCCGATCCGGAATACGTCTTCGCGCGCTTGCTGCACCAGGCGTGCAACGACGGGCTGGACCCGGAGGAGCTGCGCCGCTGTCTGCGCCGAGAGCAAGCCGCATGGAAGGCCGAAGGGGCCGAAGCCGGGCAGGACGCCCGGGCCGAGCACGCGATCGGCGCCGGCCCCGGCGCCGCGATCGGTGCCACAGCCGGCGGCGGTTCGGGCGGCGGCAGCGCGCCCCGACTGCCGCGGTCACCGCGGGCGGGACGGCCGACTGGCAAGGCCGGATCGAGGAGGGGCACGTCCGGCGCGGCGGCGCCGGGCGCAGGTCTCGCGTCCAGGCGCCGCCCCGAGCCGGGGACGGGTACCGCTGCGGCGCGGGGCCGGTCGCGCACGACGGACCGGGGCGGACAGCGCGGCACAGGGAGCGGACGATGA
- a CDS encoding NUDIX hydrolase, with translation MSPYDPSAFPPFAVTVDLVVLTVRRHALCALVVRRGEAPFQGRWALPGGFVRADEDLAAAAARELVEETGLCVHDPGSPEPDNGAHLEQLATYGDPKRDPRMRVVSVAHLALAPDLPAPKAGGDANSARWAPVETLMSQEGSGREDEPPAPLAFDHAQILADGVERARSKIEYSSLATAFCPPEFTVGELRRVYEAVWGVALDPRNFHRKVTGTPGFLVPAGGTTTRQGGRPAQLFRAGGATLLNPPMLRPEV, from the coding sequence ATGTCGCCCTACGACCCGTCGGCCTTCCCGCCCTTCGCAGTCACCGTCGACCTGGTCGTGCTCACCGTGCGCCGACATGCGCTGTGCGCGCTCGTCGTCCGTCGCGGAGAGGCGCCGTTCCAGGGGCGCTGGGCGCTGCCCGGGGGCTTCGTGCGGGCCGATGAGGATCTTGCCGCGGCAGCGGCGCGGGAGCTGGTCGAGGAGACGGGGCTGTGTGTCCACGATCCCGGCTCGCCCGAGCCCGACAACGGTGCCCATCTGGAGCAGCTCGCCACATACGGCGATCCGAAGCGCGACCCTCGTATGCGGGTGGTGAGCGTCGCGCATCTCGCCCTTGCCCCGGATCTCCCGGCACCGAAGGCAGGCGGTGATGCGAACAGCGCACGGTGGGCGCCCGTCGAGACGCTGATGAGCCAGGAAGGCAGCGGGCGGGAGGACGAGCCGCCGGCACCGCTGGCGTTCGATCATGCGCAGATCCTGGCCGACGGTGTGGAGCGGGCCAGGTCCAAGATCGAGTACTCGTCGCTGGCGACGGCGTTCTGCCCGCCGGAGTTCACCGTGGGCGAGCTGAGGCGGGTGTACGAGGCGGTCTGGGGGGTCGCGTTGGACCCACGGAACTTCCATCGGAAGGTGACCGGCACCCCGGGGTTCCTGGTCCCCGCCGGCGGGACCACGACCCGTCAGGGCGGCCGCCCCGCCCAGCTGTTCCGCGCGGGCGGGGCGACCCTGCTCAACCCGCCCATGCTCCGCCCCGAGGTCTGA
- a CDS encoding ATP-binding cassette domain-containing protein, with protein MLQAIGLTSAPRRSAPPAVDDLTFEAPRGKVTALLGAPGSGKTTALRLMLGLETGRGLAYFRGRPLHRIAHPTREVGVLLDDVPGHPARTVRGQLRMVCAAAGVPASRSDEMLEVVGLGALRHARLGRLPLGMDRRLGLACALLGDPHTLLLDDPAKGLSPREINWLFDLLRAHAAHDGTVLYTTADPKEAARTADRVVTIAQGRLVADQNAGEFARTRLRPRVVVRTPHAERLAALLSREARAAQRSVEVVAEHGSRLSVYGSSCAEVGDTAFKHGVLVHQLADETGDAGPGRAPSTAGASATAPTTSRAASGSPGSPGSGGDLLLAPVQPLRAPLQPVRYELRRLLGVPATHLIAAAVLVVSAALSVLLARTGSTALPRLLAAWPGLLPLPPAALGAGLLGALSFGDEFRHPGLARSLGTVPRRLGLLLAKLAVTGAAALLIGFLAAVLDAQALRLVYGGDLARPPDNLPGLSASWSGLLVGCAWSGLLAAGIFRRTAAGVAAMIAVPVIVVPLMDAALAGPSAHSVAGLPGRLRELAWLRVPYEVDRWLLAGVRTLAQPVGAAMVLSLSVLLCGYLFTGLRRRARW; from the coding sequence ATGCTCCAGGCCATCGGACTGACCAGCGCCCCACGCCGGAGCGCCCCGCCCGCCGTGGACGACCTGACCTTCGAGGCGCCGCGCGGCAAGGTGACCGCGCTGCTCGGCGCCCCCGGCTCCGGCAAGACCACGGCCCTGCGACTCATGCTCGGACTCGAAACCGGCCGCGGCCTCGCCTACTTCCGCGGCCGCCCGCTGCACCGCATCGCCCACCCCACCCGTGAGGTCGGGGTGCTGCTCGACGACGTACCCGGGCATCCGGCCCGTACGGTGCGCGGCCAGCTCCGGATGGTCTGCGCCGCCGCCGGAGTGCCCGCCTCGCGCTCCGACGAGATGCTGGAGGTCGTCGGGCTCGGGGCGCTGCGGCACGCACGGCTCGGTCGTCTCCCGCTCGGCATGGACCGCAGACTCGGCCTGGCCTGCGCCCTGTTGGGGGATCCGCACACTCTGCTGCTCGACGACCCGGCCAAGGGGCTGTCCCCGCGCGAGATCAACTGGCTGTTCGACCTGCTGCGCGCGCACGCCGCGCACGACGGCACCGTGCTCTACACCACCGCCGACCCCAAGGAGGCCGCCCGGACCGCCGACCGTGTCGTCACCATCGCCCAAGGCCGTCTCGTCGCCGACCAGAACGCCGGTGAGTTCGCCCGCACCCGGCTCCGGCCGCGGGTCGTGGTCCGCACCCCGCACGCCGAGCGCCTCGCCGCGCTGCTGAGTCGAGAGGCGCGGGCTGCCCAGCGCTCCGTCGAAGTCGTCGCCGAGCACGGCAGCCGGCTTTCCGTCTACGGCAGCAGCTGTGCCGAGGTGGGCGACACCGCCTTCAAGCACGGCGTCCTCGTTCACCAGCTCGCCGACGAGACCGGAGACGCCGGACCCGGCCGTGCGCCGAGCACTGCAGGAGCCTCCGCCACGGCTCCCACCACTTCCCGCGCCGCCTCCGGTTCCCCGGGGTCCCCAGGGTCCGGCGGAGACCTCCTCCTGGCGCCCGTCCAGCCCTTGCGCGCCCCCCTCCAGCCTGTGCGCTACGAACTCCGCCGTCTCCTCGGCGTCCCGGCAACGCACCTGATCGCGGCAGCCGTTCTCGTCGTCTCCGCCGCACTCTCCGTGCTGCTCGCCCGCACCGGATCGACCGCCCTCCCGCGACTCCTCGCCGCCTGGCCCGGCCTGCTCCCGCTGCCGCCCGCCGCCCTCGGCGCCGGCCTGCTCGGTGCACTGTCCTTCGGCGACGAGTTCCGCCACCCCGGCCTCGCGAGGAGCCTGGGAACCGTCCCGCGCCGACTCGGCCTGCTGCTGGCCAAGCTCGCGGTCACGGGCGCCGCCGCCCTGCTCATCGGATTCCTCGCCGCCGTACTGGACGCCCAGGCGCTCCGACTCGTGTACGGGGGCGACTTGGCGCGCCCACCGGATAACTTGCCGGGACTGTCCGCCAGTTGGTCGGGACTGCTGGTGGGGTGCGCCTGGTCCGGGCTTCTCGCCGCCGGGATCTTCCGGCGCACGGCGGCAGGGGTGGCGGCAATGATCGCCGTACCCGTGATCGTCGTACCGCTCATGGACGCGGCACTCGCCGGTCCGTCCGCGCACTCGGTCGCGGGGCTCCCGGGCCGCCTGCGTGAGCTGGCGTGGCTGCGGGTGCCGTACGAGGTGGACCGCTGGCTGCTCGCAGGGGTGCGCACGCTCGCCCAACCCGTGGGCGCGGCAATGGTGTTGTCGCTGTCCGTCCTGCTCTGCGGGTACCTGTTCACCGGACTGCGACGCAGGGCCCGTTGGTGA
- a CDS encoding FadR/GntR family transcriptional regulator — protein MSTLAHTMMTVARPAESGLAGPGELDRYPYVEAPGVDRVDRVGPPAWDTSEAELGRAAGRRTAGSRGRGLHGQLVQQLGQMIVSGDLGADRPLVPEEIGQRFEVSRTVVRESLRVLEAKGLVSARPNVGTRVRPVSDWNLLDPDIIEWRAFGPQRDDQRRELTELRWTIEPLAARLAAGHGREDVQQRLGDMVEIMGHALTQGDGITFARADAEFHSLLIQVAGNRMLEHLSGIVAAALQVSGGPAAGCDRPSEASLAHHARIVDALAAGDANGAEAAMRQLLTVHPEVERVVPAPREH, from the coding sequence GTGAGTACCCTTGCGCACACCATGATGACCGTCGCCCGCCCCGCCGAGTCCGGCCTCGCCGGCCCGGGCGAACTCGACCGATACCCCTACGTGGAGGCGCCCGGCGTCGACCGCGTGGACCGTGTCGGACCCCCGGCCTGGGACACCTCGGAGGCCGAGCTGGGCAGGGCGGCGGGCCGCCGCACGGCGGGCAGCCGGGGCCGCGGGCTCCACGGCCAACTCGTCCAGCAGCTGGGCCAGATGATCGTCTCCGGCGACCTCGGCGCGGACCGTCCGCTCGTACCCGAGGAGATCGGCCAGCGGTTCGAGGTCTCCCGGACCGTGGTCCGCGAGTCCCTGCGCGTCCTCGAGGCGAAGGGCCTCGTCAGCGCCCGTCCGAACGTCGGCACCCGGGTCCGTCCCGTCAGCGACTGGAATCTGCTGGACCCCGACATCATCGAATGGCGGGCGTTCGGCCCGCAGCGGGACGATCAGCGGCGTGAGCTCACCGAGCTCCGCTGGACGATCGAGCCGCTCGCCGCCCGCCTCGCGGCCGGCCACGGCAGGGAGGACGTGCAGCAGCGCCTCGGCGACATGGTCGAGATCATGGGGCACGCGCTCACTCAGGGTGACGGGATCACCTTCGCGCGTGCCGACGCCGAGTTCCACTCCCTCCTGATCCAGGTCGCCGGCAACCGCATGCTGGAGCACCTGTCGGGCATCGTCGCCGCCGCTCTCCAGGTGTCGGGCGGGCCCGCCGCCGGATGCGACCGGCCTTCCGAGGCGTCCCTGGCCCACCACGCCCGGATCGTCGATGCCCTTGCCGCCGGCGACGCCAACGGTGCCGAGGCGGCCATGCGTCAACTGCTCACCGTCCACCCCGAGGTGGAGCGCGTGGTGCCCGCGCCGCGCGAGCACTGA
- a CDS encoding RNA polymerase sigma factor, with protein MSASTSRTLPPEIAESESVMALIERGKADGQIAGDDVRRAFEADQIPPTQWKNVLRSLNQILEEEGVTLMVSAAESPKRARKSVAAKSPAKRTATKTVAAKTATAKTVAAATAAPAATADETVETVETTVDETAAPAKKAAAKKTAAKKTTAAKKTAAKKTTAAKKTAAKKDSDELVEGGEEAVEEAQPGKGGADEPEGTESAGFVLSDEDEDDAPAQQVAAAGATADPVKDYLKQIGKVPLLNAEQEVELAKRIEAGLFAEDKLANSDKIAPKLKRELEIIAEDGRRAKNHLLEANLRLVVSLAKRYTGRGMLFLDLIQEGNLGLIRAVEKFDYTKGYKFSTYATWWIRQAITRAMADQARTIRIPVHMVEVINKLARVQRQMLQDLGREPTPEELAKELDMTPEKVIEVQKYGREPISLHTPLGEDGDSEFGDLIEDSEAVVPADAVSFTLLQEQLHSVLDTLSEREAGVVSMRFGLTDGQPKTLDEIGKVYGVTRERIRQIESKTMSKLRHPSRSQVLRDYLD; from the coding sequence GTGTCGGCCAGCACATCCCGTACGCTCCCGCCGGAGATCGCCGAGTCCGAGTCTGTGATGGCGCTCATCGAGCGGGGAAAGGCTGATGGGCAGATCGCCGGCGATGACGTGCGTCGGGCCTTCGAGGCTGACCAGATTCCGCCAACCCAGTGGAAGAATGTTCTGCGCAGCCTCAACCAGATCCTCGAGGAAGAGGGTGTGACGCTGATGGTCAGTGCCGCGGAGTCGCCGAAGCGCGCCCGCAAGAGCGTCGCAGCGAAGAGCCCGGCAAAGCGCACCGCCACCAAGACCGTCGCGGCGAAGACGGCCACGGCGAAGACCGTCGCGGCCGCGACCGCAGCGCCGGCGGCCACGGCCGACGAGACCGTCGAGACCGTCGAGACCACGGTCGACGAGACCGCGGCGCCCGCGAAGAAGGCGGCTGCGAAGAAGACCGCGGCCAAGAAGACGACGGCGGCCAAGAAGACCGCCGCCAAGAAGACGACGGCGGCCAAGAAGACCGCCGCCAAGAAGGACTCCGACGAGCTGGTCGAGGGCGGCGAGGAAGCGGTCGAGGAGGCGCAGCCCGGCAAGGGTGGCGCCGACGAGCCCGAGGGCACCGAGAGCGCCGGCTTCGTCCTCTCCGACGAGGACGAGGACGACGCGCCCGCGCAGCAGGTCGCCGCGGCAGGCGCCACGGCCGACCCGGTCAAGGACTACCTCAAGCAGATCGGCAAGGTCCCCCTGCTCAACGCCGAGCAGGAGGTCGAGCTGGCCAAGCGCATCGAGGCGGGCCTTTTCGCCGAGGACAAGCTGGCGAACTCGGACAAGATCGCCCCGAAGCTCAAGCGCGAGCTGGAGATCATCGCCGAGGACGGCCGCCGCGCGAAGAACCACCTGCTGGAGGCCAACCTCCGACTGGTCGTCTCGCTCGCCAAGCGCTACACCGGCCGCGGCATGCTGTTCCTGGACCTGATCCAGGAGGGCAACCTCGGTCTGATCCGCGCCGTCGAGAAGTTCGACTACACCAAGGGCTACAAGTTCTCCACGTACGCCACCTGGTGGATCCGGCAGGCGATCACCCGCGCCATGGCCGACCAGGCCCGCACCATCCGTATCCCGGTGCACATGGTCGAGGTCATCAACAAGCTCGCGCGCGTGCAGCGCCAGATGCTCCAGGACCTGGGCCGCGAGCCCACCCCGGAGGAGCTGGCCAAGGAGCTCGACATGACCCCCGAAAAGGTCATCGAGGTCCAGAAGTACGGCCGTGAGCCGATCTCCCTCCACACCCCGCTGGGTGAGGACGGCGACAGCGAGTTCGGTGATCTGATCGAGGACTCCGAGGCGGTCGTCCCGGCGGACGCGGTCAGCTTCACGCTCCTCCAGGAGCAGCTGCACTCGGTGCTCGACACCCTGTCGGAGCGCGAGGCGGGCGTCGTCTCCATGCGCTTCGGTCTCACCGACGGCCAGCCGAAGACGCTCGACGAGATCGGCAAGGTCTACGGCGTGACGCGTGAGCGGATCCGCCAGATCGAGTCCAAGACCATGTCGAAGCTGCGCCACCCGTCCCGTTCGCAGGTGCTGCGCGACTACCTCGACTAG
- a CDS encoding S1 family serine peptidase: MRRTIARALTGPLAAPLALVAAAALVPLAQPAPASADSVVIGGRPVRSVDSPWVVAVSSRDRFGGMRAGQFCGGVVVAPTKVLTAAHCLSREVLGAPPEQVRDLHVIAGREQLLGSGGQEIPVQDAKVAPTYDPRTNSADLAVLTLSKALPASHVIRTASQGDTAYRTGAAAEVYGWGDTTGAGTYAYALRAAPVQVLADDVCARAYPGGVGGRYEPSTMLCAGDEKGGHDACQGDSGGPLVAGGRLIGLVSWGSGCGRADSPGVYTRVSAVLRSMGDRL, from the coding sequence ATGCGCCGCACCATCGCCCGAGCACTCACGGGACCCTTGGCAGCCCCCTTGGCCCTGGTGGCGGCCGCGGCCCTGGTGCCCCTGGCTCAGCCGGCCCCGGCGTCCGCCGACAGTGTCGTCATCGGCGGCCGTCCGGTGCGGTCGGTGGACAGCCCGTGGGTCGTGGCAGTGTCCAGTCGTGACCGGTTCGGAGGTATGCGGGCCGGGCAGTTCTGCGGCGGCGTGGTCGTCGCGCCGACCAAGGTGCTCACCGCGGCCCACTGCCTCAGCAGGGAAGTGCTGGGGGCGCCCCCCGAACAGGTTCGTGATCTGCACGTCATCGCGGGCCGGGAGCAGTTGCTGGGCTCCGGCGGCCAGGAGATCCCCGTACAGGACGCCAAGGTCGCACCGACGTACGACCCGCGCACGAACTCCGCCGACCTGGCCGTCCTCACCCTGTCGAAGGCGCTTCCCGCGAGCCATGTGATCCGGACGGCGAGTCAGGGGGACACGGCGTACCGGACGGGCGCCGCCGCCGAGGTCTACGGCTGGGGCGACACGACCGGAGCCGGTACGTATGCGTACGCGCTGCGCGCCGCGCCCGTGCAGGTGCTGGCCGACGACGTCTGCGCGCGGGCCTATCCGGGAGGTGTCGGAGGCCGTTACGAGCCGTCCACCATGCTCTGTGCCGGGGACGAGAAAGGCGGGCACGACGCCTGCCAAGGGGACAGCGGAGGCCCGCTGGTGGCGGGCGGACGGCTGATCGGGCTCGTCTCCTGGGGCAGCGGATGCGGCCGGGCGGACAGCCCCGGGGTGTACACGCGGGTGTCCGCGGTGCTGCGGTCGATGGGCGACCGGCTCTGA
- a CDS encoding DUF7455 domain-containing protein, producing the protein MTTVLTPASPLTAADRCDRCGAQAYLRVVLTSGGELLFCAHHGRKFEPELKKIAVEIQDETDRLTAVPESAVEDER; encoded by the coding sequence GTGACTACTGTTCTGACCCCCGCGAGCCCCCTGACGGCCGCTGACCGCTGCGACCGCTGCGGAGCCCAGGCGTACCTTCGTGTCGTCCTGACCAGCGGCGGTGAGCTGCTCTTCTGCGCCCACCACGGGCGCAAGTTCGAGCCGGAACTCAAGAAGATCGCCGTGGAGATACAGGATGAGACGGACCGGCTGACGGCCGTACCGGAAAGCGCTGTCGAAGACGAACGCTGA